A genomic segment from Deltaproteobacteria bacterium CG11_big_fil_rev_8_21_14_0_20_49_13 encodes:
- a CDS encoding ribonuclease H: MKKLIINSDGAARGNPGPAGIGVTIKDEKGAIVREIAEYLGETTNNQAEYRALIAGLKAAVEMGAEEIRAFADSELIVKQIKGLYKVKNEGLRPLFEEVKGLLRKFKSCNITYVPREMNKEADKLANKAIDEA, from the coding sequence GTGAAAAAACTGATAATAAATAGCGATGGTGCCGCACGCGGCAACCCCGGACCCGCCGGTATCGGTGTAACGATAAAGGACGAAAAAGGGGCCATTGTAAGAGAGATAGCCGAGTATCTGGGCGAAACGACGAACAATCAGGCGGAATATAGGGCGCTCATCGCAGGGTTAAAGGCGGCCGTAGAGATGGGCGCCGAAGAGATAAGGGCTTTTGCCGATTCGGAGCTTATCGTCAAACAGATAAAGGGCCTTTACAAGGTGAAGAACGAAGGACTTAGGCCCCTTTTTGAAGAGGTCAAGGGGCTCTTGCGAAAATTCAAGAGCTGTAATATAACCTATGTGCCTCGCGAGATGAACAAAGAGGCAGATAAGCTCGCCAACAAGGCGATAGACGAAGCTTAA
- a CDS encoding 6-phosphofructokinase has protein sequence MNKRVGILTGGGDCPGLNAVIRAVVWRATQFGDRVIGLKNGWAGLLNADTMPLDRKMVGGILYRGGTILGTSRTNIFKEESIAETAIKNFKKIGLDALVAVGGEDTLGAAYKLAQRGINVVGVPKTIDNDLPGTDFTFGFDTAISIATEAIDRLHTTAESHNRVLVVEVMGRHAGWIATYSGLAGGADIILVPEHPFRVEDVCEAIRRRHDAGKFFSIVCIAEGAQMVTRKGKESVLSSKGKDAFGHVRLGGIGAVLAERIEEITGYETRVTVLGHIQRGGTPTAHDRVLATRYGVEAMDCVHEQDFGVMVALQGSKIVRIPLKTVAKKIKTIDKDLYDLTKVFQY, from the coding sequence ATGAACAAACGTGTCGGGATACTCACTGGCGGCGGCGATTGTCCGGGGCTTAATGCCGTGATAAGAGCCGTGGTTTGGCGCGCGACCCAGTTCGGAGACAGGGTCATAGGACTTAAGAACGGATGGGCAGGCCTTCTTAACGCCGACACGATGCCTCTCGACAGAAAGATGGTTGGCGGCATCCTTTACCGCGGTGGCACGATACTTGGAACATCAAGGACAAATATCTTCAAGGAAGAATCAATAGCCGAGACGGCCATTAAAAATTTCAAAAAAATAGGCCTCGATGCCTTGGTAGCAGTAGGCGGAGAGGACACCTTGGGCGCAGCCTATAAGTTGGCCCAGCGGGGCATTAATGTTGTGGGCGTTCCAAAGACGATAGACAACGATCTTCCCGGGACGGATTTTACCTTTGGCTTCGACACGGCCATTTCAATAGCAACGGAGGCCATCGACAGACTTCACACGACCGCAGAATCTCACAACCGCGTCCTCGTGGTAGAGGTGATGGGGAGGCATGCGGGCTGGATAGCGACATATTCAGGACTTGCGGGCGGCGCCGATATCATTCTGGTGCCTGAACATCCGTTCAGGGTAGAAGATGTTTGCGAGGCGATAAGGCGCAGGCACGATGCCGGCAAGTTCTTCTCTATCGTCTGTATCGCCGAAGGCGCGCAGATGGTCACAAGGAAGGGTAAAGAGTCGGTACTTTCTTCAAAGGGGAAGGATGCGTTCGGGCATGTCCGCCTCGGCGGAATAGGTGCGGTGCTGGCGGAGAGGATAGAAGAGATCACCGGCTATGAAACGCGCGTTACGGTGCTTGGACATATACAGCGCGGCGGTACGCCAACGGCCCACGACCGCGTTCTTGCAACACGCTACGGAGTTGAGGCAATGGATTGTGTGCACGAACAAGACTTTGGTGTGATGGTGGCGCTACAAGGCTCGAAGATCGTTCGTATCCCTCTCAAGACCGTTGCCAAGAAGATAAAGACGATAGACAAAGATTTATACGATCTTACCAAGGTCTTTCAATATTGA
- the xseA gene encoding exodeoxyribonuclease VII large subunit has product MSPPAKAEVSAPVSVENKAPRIFTVSELVGGVRQLLERNFNNIWVAGEVSNFRISPSGHTYFVLKDEKAVIKCALFKGHASKIKFQIKDGIEIICRGNLSIYEKGGDFNLIVDYCEPKGVGALQLAFEQLKEKLFKEGLFDPKHKKPLPFLPKKIGIVTSPTGAAIRDILNVLSRRYPGIEVLLYPVRVQGDGAAPEIAQATIYFNTRDDIDVMIMGRGGGSLEDLWAFNEEVVARAVFASRIPVISAVGHEIDFTISDFVADKRAPTPSAAAEIAVPKKDDLLKFLKDKHQQLLRALSVCLDIKIKLFSQTASHLKPPTARFPDLIIRIDSLRERLNNVASVLLARLDASFRKLAAELNHLSPLSVLSKGYSVVTKKGSVVNDAAILKKGDSVHVRFFKGGASAKIDKIN; this is encoded by the coding sequence GTGAGCCCTCCGGCAAAGGCCGAAGTCTCGGCGCCGGTATCCGTCGAGAATAAGGCGCCGCGCATCTTCACCGTGAGCGAGCTTGTGGGGGGAGTACGTCAGCTTCTTGAAAGGAACTTCAATAATATCTGGGTCGCAGGCGAGGTCTCAAATTTCAGGATATCTCCGTCAGGTCACACATACTTCGTGCTCAAAGATGAAAAGGCGGTGATCAAGTGCGCTCTCTTTAAGGGGCACGCCTCCAAGATAAAGTTCCAGATAAAGGACGGGATAGAGATCATCTGCCGCGGGAACCTTTCCATCTATGAAAAGGGCGGCGACTTCAATCTTATCGTCGATTATTGCGAGCCTAAAGGTGTCGGTGCGCTGCAACTTGCCTTTGAACAGCTAAAAGAAAAATTATTTAAAGAGGGTCTTTTCGATCCAAAACATAAGAAGCCTCTTCCATTCCTTCCAAAGAAGATAGGAATAGTTACTTCACCCACCGGCGCCGCCATTCGCGATATTCTGAACGTCCTTTCAAGGAGATATCCGGGTATCGAGGTCCTTTTATATCCCGTGCGAGTCCAGGGCGACGGTGCGGCTCCTGAAATAGCACAGGCGACCATCTATTTTAATACGCGCGACGATATTGACGTGATGATCATGGGCCGCGGGGGCGGTTCTCTTGAAGACCTTTGGGCGTTCAACGAAGAGGTCGTTGCAAGGGCCGTATTTGCCTCCAGAATACCCGTTATAAGCGCCGTGGGCCACGAGATAGATTTCACCATCTCGGATTTTGTTGCTGACAAGCGCGCCCCAACACCATCGGCCGCCGCCGAGATAGCCGTTCCAAAGAAGGACGACCTCTTAAAATTCCTGAAAGACAAACATCAGCAGCTTCTAAGGGCGCTTTCAGTATGTCTTGATATAAAGATCAAGTTATTCTCTCAGACCGCTTCTCACCTAAAACCCCCGACAGCGAGATTTCCGGACCTCATCATCCGGATAGATTCTTTGAGGGAGCGGCTTAATAACGTGGCATCCGTACTACTGGCCCGGCTTGACGCCTCGTTCAGAAAGCTGGCCGCGGAACTGAACCATCTCTCTCCGCTATCCGTGCTCTCAAAGGGTTACAGCGTTGTTACAAAGAAGGGGTCGGTCGTTAACGATGCCGCAATTCTTAAAAAAGGGGACAGCGTTCATGTGCGCTTCTTTAAGGGGGGCGCGTCGGCAAAGATCGACAAAATAAATTAA
- a CDS encoding histidine kinase — translation MDFGLIATNSVREINTILHHHEHFDGNGYPDHMQGTHIPVASRIIHLAESWDAMITAQDYRTAFPLDQALNELKKGAGKEFDPELVAIFTGLIEN, via the coding sequence GTGGACTTCGGGCTCATCGCCACGAATTCTGTCCGCGAGATCAACACGATACTCCACCACCACGAACATTTTGACGGGAACGGCTACCCTGACCACATGCAGGGCACGCATATACCTGTCGCCTCCAGAATAATTCATCTTGCAGAAAGCTGGGACGCAATGATAACAGCTCAGGATTACAGGACCGCGTTTCCGCTCGATCAGGCTTTAAACGAGCTTAAAAAAGGGGCGGGAAAAGAGTTCGATCCCGAGCTTGTTGCTATATTCACGGGGCTTATCGAGAACTAG
- a CDS encoding cell division protein FtsK, translating to MQNWLGKAGAYIVAFTLVTLTALYATHMSVVEIAKGVQKITVVIGSWLLGLIIIYFERTKKWAFKTLPLWKDAIADCIGNFKKRKKVKINIIKKEAVKRGSGVAIPGLTSSAERPSKKIETAVTSPMAPQSESSEYDADGPKIFERADSKPSKARDSQLELARMSKDYTFPPTSLLDSSEQKIVAIDEENLKKNSVLLELKLKDYGVEGRVTEIHPGPVITMYEFEPAPGVKVGKIVNLEDDLSVTMGGRSVRIVAHLPGKAAIGIEIPNIEREIVWLKDVISDGKFRRSSSKITFALGKNIEGHPVITDLTKMPHLLVAGATGSGKSVAVNTMIVSTLYKATPEEVRMILIDPKMLELPIYDGIPHLLLPVVTKPRKAVLALQWAVREMERRYNILADAGVRNIAGYNEKIDKGSIKLMSVEEAARVQAANREAICHLGKLPYIMIVIDELADLMMVASKDMEESITRLAQMARAAGIHLILATQRPSVDVITGLIKANFPARMSFKVSGQHDSRTIIDTVGAEKLLGMGDMLFMPPNSSDIMRLHGALITEVEITRIINHIKEQGKPAYDESIVEERNVGEDGLPMGEEGEYDELYDIAVKLVSETKQASISMIQRRFRIGYNRAARLIEKMELEGVVGPADGAKPRTVLVSGLSQERE from the coding sequence ATGCAGAACTGGCTGGGCAAGGCCGGCGCATATATCGTCGCTTTCACTCTCGTTACGCTCACAGCCCTTTACGCAACCCACATGTCGGTGGTGGAGATAGCCAAGGGTGTTCAAAAGATAACGGTTGTGATCGGTTCATGGCTCTTGGGGCTTATCATAATCTACTTCGAGAGGACAAAAAAGTGGGCCTTTAAAACACTACCCCTATGGAAAGATGCAATAGCCGACTGTATCGGGAACTTTAAAAAGCGCAAAAAAGTTAAGATAAACATCATCAAAAAAGAGGCTGTAAAAAGGGGCTCCGGGGTCGCCATTCCGGGACTAACATCCTCCGCCGAAAGGCCATCCAAAAAGATAGAGACCGCGGTAACTTCCCCCATGGCGCCCCAATCTGAATCGAGCGAATACGACGCAGACGGCCCGAAGATATTCGAACGCGCCGACTCAAAGCCTTCAAAGGCGCGCGACAGCCAGCTGGAGCTTGCAAGGATGAGCAAGGATTACACCTTCCCGCCGACGTCTCTCCTTGATTCGTCGGAACAGAAGATAGTCGCCATCGACGAAGAGAACCTCAAGAAAAACTCGGTGCTTCTGGAGCTAAAACTCAAGGATTACGGAGTTGAAGGAAGGGTCACGGAGATCCACCCCGGGCCCGTCATCACGATGTACGAGTTCGAACCCGCACCCGGAGTAAAGGTCGGCAAGATAGTGAATCTTGAAGACGACCTCTCCGTCACAATGGGCGGGCGAAGCGTTCGTATCGTTGCCCATCTTCCCGGCAAGGCGGCCATAGGAATCGAGATACCCAACATCGAGCGCGAGATTGTCTGGCTCAAGGACGTTATAAGCGACGGCAAATTCAGGCGCTCTAGCTCCAAGATAACGTTTGCGCTCGGCAAGAACATCGAAGGACATCCTGTGATAACCGACCTCACAAAGATGCCCCATCTCCTTGTGGCCGGCGCCACCGGCAGTGGAAAGAGCGTGGCTGTCAACACGATGATAGTGAGCACGCTCTACAAGGCAACTCCCGAAGAAGTGCGGATGATACTTATCGACCCCAAGATGCTCGAGCTCCCTATTTACGACGGGATCCCCCATCTCCTCCTCCCTGTCGTCACAAAACCGCGCAAGGCGGTGCTGGCGCTCCAGTGGGCCGTGCGCGAAATGGAGAGACGCTATAATATCCTGGCGGACGCAGGGGTCAGAAATATCGCCGGATATAACGAAAAAATAGACAAGGGCAGTATTAAGCTCATGTCCGTTGAAGAGGCGGCAAGGGTGCAGGCGGCGAACAGGGAGGCCATCTGCCATTTGGGCAAGCTCCCCTATATCATGATCGTGATAGACGAACTTGCCGATCTTATGATGGTGGCATCTAAAGATATGGAAGAGTCGATCACGCGCCTAGCCCAGATGGCGCGCGCGGCCGGCATTCACTTGATACTCGCTACCCAGCGCCCGAGCGTCGACGTTATCACGGGGCTCATCAAGGCGAACTTCCCGGCGCGTATGTCGTTCAAGGTTTCCGGCCAGCACGATTCGCGCACCATCATTGACACGGTAGGCGCCGAAAAACTCCTTGGCATGGGCGACATGCTCTTCATGCCGCCCAACTCATCTGATATCATGAGGTTGCACGGAGCCCTTATCACCGAGGTCGAGATAACAAGGATAATAAACCACATCAAGGAACAGGGAAAGCCCGCCTACGACGAATCGATAGTTGAAGAGAGGAACGTTGGCGAGGACGGGCTTCCCATGGGCGAAGAAGGGGAATATGATGAGCTCTATGACATAGCGGTAAAGCTCGTTTCTGAAACAAAGCAGGCCTCCATCTCAATGATACAAAGGCGTTTCCGCATAGGCTACAACCGGGCAGCGCGGCTAATAGAGAAGATGGAGTTGGAAGGCGTTGTCGGTCCCGCCGACGGAGCAAAGCCAAGAACAGTGCTTGTCAGCGGCCTTTCGCAGGAGAGAGAATAG